The following coding sequences are from one Leptolyngbya sp. NIES-3755 window:
- a CDS encoding ribosomal-protein-alanine acetyltransferase (similar to AA sequence:cyanobase_aa:LBDG_43190) — translation MLQTPVLLTSRLIVRLLQHNDTTAIVNYYTENRAFLEPFEPFRPANFYTRDFWSQQIEKSIIEFGYDRSLRLFMFRKEDPRSIIGAVNFTNMTQGILYSCSLGYSLAEKEQGNGYMNEALQSAIQYVFNDMNLHRITANYMPRNQKSGSVLRRLGFTIEGYARDYLLINGKWEDHIRSSLINPNWRPV, via the coding sequence ATGACACAACGGCGATCGTAAATTACTACACTGAGAATCGTGCGTTTCTAGAACCGTTTGAGCCATTTCGTCCTGCGAATTTCTATACTCGTGATTTCTGGTCACAGCAGATCGAGAAGAGTATTATCGAATTTGGTTATGATCGATCGCTGAGATTATTCATGTTTAGAAAAGAAGATCCACGGTCAATTATCGGCGCAGTCAACTTTACAAATATGACTCAAGGTATTCTCTATTCGTGCAGTTTGGGGTATAGTCTTGCAGAAAAAGAACAAGGAAATGGCTATATGAATGAAGCGCTACAATCTGCAATTCAATATGTGTTTAATGATATGAATTTACACCGAATTACAGCGAATTATATGCCGCGTAATCAAAAAAGCGGCAGTGTTTTAAGACGATTGGGATTTACGATCGAAGGGTATGCCAGAGATTATTTACTGATTAATGGAAAGTGGGAAGATCACATTCGATCGAGCTTGATCAATCCGAATTGGAGACCCGTATGA